One genomic segment of Elusimicrobiota bacterium includes these proteins:
- a CDS encoding glycosyltransferase family 4 protein, producing MNKKIKVAHIITMLELGGAQNNTLYTVQNLDKDKFDVVLISGAGGILDQETAKLANVKVIFIKNLLRQINPFNDFFALMSLISILKKEKPDIVHTHSSKAGILGRFAAKIAGVPKIVHTFHGFGFNDFQTPLIRNIYIFSEKLTSLVSNKLIFVSEQNMSTAGFYKIGKKTDYLLVRSGIKLSNYRNIKINTLAKKRELGLQENSKIITTIGPFKPQKNLIDFIKVAKNVSEKLTDVIFLIIGDGQQRNILEEEIRKLKLTGKVLLLGWRNDINEILAITDIFSMTSLWEGLPRSAVEALVSGKPVIAYSIDGNNDIIKNGYNGFLTKPKDIDALSENIIKLLKDEKLLNNLSQNAKNSIDGTFDIDYMVKQQENLYTNLIKER from the coding sequence ATGAATAAAAAAATAAAAGTCGCTCACATTATTACTATGTTAGAATTGGGCGGCGCCCAAAACAACACATTGTACACTGTCCAAAACCTTGATAAGGACAAGTTTGACGTTGTTTTAATTTCCGGTGCCGGCGGAATTCTCGATCAAGAAACGGCGAAACTGGCTAATGTAAAAGTTATCTTTATTAAAAACTTACTAAGGCAAATTAACCCTTTTAATGATTTCTTTGCCTTAATGAGTTTGATTTCTATACTGAAGAAAGAAAAACCTGATATTGTTCATACTCATTCTTCAAAAGCAGGGATATTGGGAAGATTTGCCGCCAAAATTGCCGGAGTCCCTAAAATAGTTCACACCTTCCATGGATTTGGTTTTAATGATTTTCAGACTCCGTTAATAAGGAACATCTACATCTTTTCCGAAAAATTAACTTCATTAGTGTCTAATAAGCTAATATTTGTTTCTGAACAAAACATGAGTACAGCCGGCTTTTATAAAATCGGGAAGAAAACCGATTATTTACTGGTAAGAAGCGGAATTAAATTGTCAAACTACCGTAATATTAAAATAAATACCCTGGCTAAAAAGAGGGAATTGGGACTGCAGGAAAATTCCAAAATTATTACCACGATAGGCCCTTTTAAACCGCAAAAAAATTTAATTGACTTTATAAAAGTGGCAAAGAATGTTTCCGAAAAATTAACCGATGTTATTTTTTTAATTATTGGCGACGGGCAGCAAAGAAATATACTTGAAGAAGAGATCAGGAAACTGAAATTGACAGGCAAGGTGCTATTGCTCGGATGGAGAAACGATATAAACGAAATACTTGCTATAACAGATATTTTTTCAATGACATCTCTTTGGGAAGGGCTGCCCCGTTCAGCTGTTGAAGCCCTGGTAAGCGGAAAGCCCGTAATTGCTTATTCTATTGACGGAAATAATGATATAATTAAAAACGGATATAACGGTTTTTTAACAAAGCCGAAAGACATCGACGCACTTTCTGAAAATATTATCAAATTATTGAAAGACGAAAAACTCTTGAATAATTTGTCTCAAAACGCAAAGAATTCAATTGACGGAACTTTTGACATTGATTACATGGTAAAGCAGCAGGAAAACCTATATACAAACCTAATAAAGGAAAGATAA